The Cryptosporangium phraense genome segment CCCAGGTCGCCGATCGTGCGTGTGAGCAAATGCGGATGCGGTTTCATTAGGCCGGGATGACCTGCCGGTCGTCCGGCAATTGATGATACGTAATCAGCGAGTGACCGCGCCCGAAGGAATTCTCTGATCGCTCCGGCTGAATTGTTGCTCACGACGGCCACCGGCCGACTGGATTTCGCTGCGGCGCGGATAAGTGCTCTTGCCCCTGGTGTCTCTTCGGCAGTCTCTATGGCCCGTAGTTCGGCGCCGGATATCTCTTGTTCCATTGACAAAACGACATCCGGCCGGTCAAGTGTTGCGGACCAGTGGAGTACCGCCAGTGGATCGCCAGTTTCTGCGATAT includes the following:
- a CDS encoding HAD family hydrolase, coding for MTASLEQIVGYTGPLLLDFDGPICHVFAGYPATSVADRAREVAIRYGESLPLDIAETGDPLAVLHWSATLDRPDVVLSMEQEISGAELRAIETAEETPGARALIRAAAKSSRPVAVVSNNSAGAIREFLRARSLADYVSSIAGRPAGHPGLMKPHPHLLTRTIGDLGSEPGECVFIGDSMTDIEAARAAGVRVIAYANRPSKVELFRAAAPDALVTSMGNIADAIR